Proteins encoded in a region of the Tripterygium wilfordii isolate XIE 37 chromosome 21, ASM1340144v1, whole genome shotgun sequence genome:
- the LOC119989123 gene encoding syntaxin-61-like isoform X1 — MSSAQDPFYIVKEEIQESIDKLQSTFYQWERMPYESGEKVHMAKELLAACESVEWQVDELDKTIAVAARGPSWYGIDEVELEKRKRWTSTARTQVGNMKKAVVAGEDSNGTRSVSVSGMRRELMRMPNSHQNNQYAQDDDDFIQSESDRQLLLIKQQDDELDVLSASVERIGGVGLTIHEELLAQEKIIDELGTEMDSTSNRLDFVQKKVAMVMKKAGAKGQIMMILFLVVLFIILFVLVFFT, encoded by the exons ATTGATAAGTTACAATCCACTTTTTACCAATGGGAACGTATGCCTTATGAGAGTGGGGAGAAGGTGCATATGGCAAAGGAGCTGCTTGCTGCTTGTGAAAGTGTTGAGTGGCAG GTGGATGAATTGGACAAAACAATTGCTGTTGCAGCTAGAGGTCCTTCTTGGTATGGCATTGATGAAGTGGAACTTGAAAAACGGAAGAGATGGACTAGCACGGCTCGTACACAG GTGGGCAATATGAAGAAAGCAGTTGTTGCTGGAGAAGATTCGAATGGTACTAGATCTGTTAGTGTGAGTGGGATGCGCCGAGAATTGATGAGGATGCCAAATTCACATCAGAATAACCAATATGcccaagatgatgatgattttataCAATCGGAATCAGACAGACAATTACTTCTTATAAA GCAACAGGATGATGAATTGGATGTGCTTAGTGCAAGTGTGGAGAGAATTGGTGGGGTTGGGCTGACTATACATGAAGAACTGTTAGCACAG GAAAAAATTATTGATGAATTGGGCACTGAAATGGATAGTACATCAAATCGTCTTGATTTTGTTCAG AAAAAGGTTGCTATGGTCATGAAGAAAGCTGGCGCTAAAGGCCAGATTATgatgatattatttttagtAGTTCTATTTATCATTCTATTTGttcttgtcttctttacctag
- the LOC119989123 gene encoding syntaxin-61-like isoform X2, whose translation MRVGRRCIWQRSCLLLVKVLSGRKVDELDKTIAVAARGPSWYGIDEVELEKRKRWTSTARTQVGNMKKAVVAGEDSNGTRSVSVSGMRRELMRMPNSHQNNQYAQDDDDFIQSESDRQLLLIKQQDDELDVLSASVERIGGVGLTIHEELLAQEKIIDELGTEMDSTSNRLDFVQKKVAMVMKKAGAKGQIMMILFLVVLFIILFVLVFFT comes from the exons ATGAGAGTGGGGAGAAGGTGCATATGGCAAAGGAGCTGCTTGCTGCTTGTGAAAGTGTTGAGTGGCAG GAAGGTGGATGAATTGGACAAAACAATTGCTGTTGCAGCTAGAGGTCCTTCTTGGTATGGCATTGATGAAGTGGAACTTGAAAAACGGAAGAGATGGACTAGCACGGCTCGTACACAG GTGGGCAATATGAAGAAAGCAGTTGTTGCTGGAGAAGATTCGAATGGTACTAGATCTGTTAGTGTGAGTGGGATGCGCCGAGAATTGATGAGGATGCCAAATTCACATCAGAATAACCAATATGcccaagatgatgatgattttataCAATCGGAATCAGACAGACAATTACTTCTTATAAA GCAACAGGATGATGAATTGGATGTGCTTAGTGCAAGTGTGGAGAGAATTGGTGGGGTTGGGCTGACTATACATGAAGAACTGTTAGCACAG GAAAAAATTATTGATGAATTGGGCACTGAAATGGATAGTACATCAAATCGTCTTGATTTTGTTCAG AAAAAGGTTGCTATGGTCATGAAGAAAGCTGGCGCTAAAGGCCAGATTATgatgatattatttttagtAGTTCTATTTATCATTCTATTTGttcttgtcttctttacctag